TCCACAGACTGCACAAGGGTGggtttaaaggaaaaatttttacttttatttgggTTTTGGGGACCTTTTCCCCCAGAGCTATATTTGAATGTTCATTCGTTTCCCACTAACTGGCTGTCACCAGATCCTTTTCATCACTCCCATGGCTGCAGATTCCCTGCCTCTTGGAGCCTCCTAACAAGGCAGCCCACGGGAAGGAGATGATGTAAGCAGCCCTCTTGCTAAATaaaggaacagaaacagaaagcaaaatacgTTTTACGGGAAGCCAGCACTGACAGTGGCACAGCCACCGCCCCCCAAGCCATGCTCATCAGCTGTCCCAAACatcccccatcccagccccactTCCCATTCAGCCCGTCCTTGCTGCCCCAGCAGCCGTTCTGCTCCCCTGCAGCAACAGCCCAGCCTGGTTTGGTCCTGCCCCGACGTTTGCtgcccctttgctctctcctggTCCGTGTGACCAGCGCAATGCCCCGGGGGTTTCCTTTTGCTGTGGGGGCAGGTTTGCTTCCTCTGTCTCCCACATCCCCATAGCCACTGCAGATCGCCAGCCGTGCCCACACACCTACCCCTCGCCCCGTCCTCACGACTGCCGTGACCAGGGGCGGTTTGGGGAGCAGGGGCTCCTGCAGGGCAGGACTGCAGCCCAGGCACAGAGCTCATCCAGGAGACTCCGCGCCAGGGACCCCCAGGCTGGGCTACGGTCAGTGGGCACCCCCAGGCACCCCGATCTAtatccccctccccacccccgtCCTTGTCCATACCCCTTTCCAGTCCCCATCCTCCTGGCCGTGCCCGTTCCCGCCTCTATGTCTATCCCCGTCCCCGTTCCCCTCCCCGTCCCCTTCCCAGTctccgtccccatccccgtccccgtTTCCATCTCCATCCCcgtcccatctccatccccatccccgtccccgtCACCCTGCCGGTGCCTCCCAGGGCTTTCCGGGAAATCGGCAGGGCCGGGACGGACTGGGCTGTGCTATAAAGAGACGAGCGGCCGCGGAACCGTCGGATTCGCTTTCGCCGCTGCATTCCGATGAGCCGCCGCCTCCTCTCCACATTCGCCCTCCCCGTCGGGGCGGCCCTGGCCGCGGCCGCGGTGGGGAACCAGGTGGGATGGGGGCGCGCATGGGAGCTCctgccgggggggtcccggggtcCGGGGAGGGACACGCGTGGGAGACGcagcccggcggggaggaggggcgggggggagcgtgTGTCAGATGTGGGAGCTGCAGCGTTTGAGGGGGAGTGACACGCGTGGAAGACCCCTCCGCGGGGGGAATCCCCGGGAGCAGGAGGACCCCGTGCACCAGGGGGGACACTGACGGACGCTCCGGCCCAGTGGGGTGctccgggaggggcgggggggggaaatgcTCCGGCGTTGTCCATGTCCCCGGGAGGGATGTGCGTGGGGATGCCTTCCCTGGTGCGGGGGGGCATGCATGTGGGGACACCCGCCCACGGGGACATGCAGGGAAATCGGGGCAGTGTAACCTGGGGACCCTGCCCCGGGTGGGGGGAGAGTTGCCCGTGCCCGGGGAGGTGTGGTGGGGGAAAGGACGGGCAGTGCTGGGAGGTGGAGCCGGAGCCTTGCAGGTGGGATGCCGCGGGGCTCTGGCTGTGCCGGCTCCTTGGCCGTGCAGGAGCCCACCGTGACCCTGAGGCTCTGCCCGTCCCAGTGGGCTCCCCACTCGTGCCACacaccagtgccgagcacagcACGCGTCCCCACAGGCACGGGCAGATGTGTCGTGGGGTTGCACAGCTCACCcggcagggctggagggggggtCCTGCCTGTACTCCTGCCTATGTGGGGCTCCTGCctttagcttttcttcttcacCTCTCCCCGTGTGTTCGGCTCACCCCAGCTTTTGGCCCTCCTGACGTGGCTGAGATGGCAGAAGCTCTATAAATCGTGTCTCTTAAAGACGAGGGCCTGAGCACTGGTGGGGCTCCAGAGacatgctgctgtgctgctccccaCAGCTTGcccccatgtttctttcttttccaagctcCTCTGCCAGGCAGCCGAGATCCCCAAGGGGGAAGAGGCTGGTGTGAAGGAGGAAAAGACGACCAACACCAAGTGGTGGCCAGTTAAAAAGCAGAAATGCCCCACAAGGAATGACAAGGTGAGTGCCAGCACCCTGTGGTCATcgggggggtgcaggcagggggctCAGCCTGTGGGGCAGGGGTAGGGGCTGTGTGCAGGCAGCCCTTGGGGACATGTCTGCTCATCCCACAGCAATGCAACCTGGCTGGCTCGTGGAAGAATGACCTGGGCTCCAAGATGTACGTGTCTAAGGTGGACGACAACGGCAACTTCTTGGGCGAGTACCACACTGCCGTGTCAAGCGCCCAGAAACCCATCAAGACCTCCCCACTTATCGGCTCCCAGCACTTGGACAAGGATGGGCAGTGCACCTTTGGCTTCACCGTCAACTGGAAGTTTTCTGGTCggtagctgcagcagcagctgtgcctGGATGGGGTGGTAGGATGAAGAGGGGAGCTGAGGCAGGTCCCAGCGCCCACCCCAATCTCTCTGTCCCCTCTCCTGTCCCCAGTCTGTCCCTCCCTGATGTGTCCCCACTCTGAGCGATGTCTGCAGACATCAGGACACCTCCTGAAACACAGTTTGGGCTAGGTGGCATGGAGAGTTGCTTTGACAGCATCTCTGCCGCAGAGCATTTCCCTGCAAACATTGGAACCCACCCGGGTTCCGTGAGCATTAAACCTGCTGGTGCTTGGGAAGCCCCAGAAGCAGCTGGGGTCCTGCTGGAATTCTCACAGCCACCGCTTCTCCAGATTCCACAGCTGTCTTCGTGGGCCAGTGCTTTGCTGAGGAAGGTGAGAAGGAGATCCTGCAGACCTCCTGGCTGCTGCGGGAGAAGGTCGACTCCCAGTCCAGCAACTGGAAAGCCACCAGGTGAGCCAAGGGACacccagcccagctgggacccCTACCCCTCCCCCAGCCGGGCATCAATGGGCTTCTGCTTCCCTGTAGAACTGGCCAAAACACCTTCACTCGGATGTGCTGAAAGGAGGATGGAGAACCGTCTCACATCAGCCAGGCTTGGCAGACTGGGTGTCCTCTCAACAGCATCAGTGTGTACCAGCACCACAGTTTTTATCCGCTTTGGGGAAAAATGTCCCCAAAAcccaaataaaagtaaaaatttttcctttaaactcaACCTTGTGCAGTCTGTGGATATGGCCTGGGGAGGCTGGGCTAAAGCGCTGCAGTGGGTGTGGTGTGAAGCTCTCAGTCTGTTATTCTGGGAAGAGACTGTCCCCAAGAACATCCCTTTTCCAGCCCAAATGGGATGGTGCATCCCCAGAGTGACCTTCTGACACCAAGCATGGGCCAGCCCTGGCTCTTCCCTGCTTGATGCCGGTCCTTCCACACCCCAACAAGCTGTCTGGgagcccctccccagctctgagGCAGCCCCGGGGCAGGCAGGTGTGGGGTCTCAGCTGTGTATGGCAAGGCCAGTCCCTATATGAGGGCACCCAGCAATGCTGCAACTCATCCAGCATCTTGGTTTTGGAGTGGCGGGTGGTAGGATGTGGTGTGCCAGGGGTGCCCACAGCTGCCTAGGGGGGCTGTGGCTGAGGGTGCTTGCCCGTGGGCGTTGGGCATTCATCAGCTCTGGGTTTTACCCAGCTGCAGACCTGCTCGCAGTGCTTCGCGCACTGCTCGTGTCTGCTCTGCCTTTGAGCTGCAAAGGCGTTTCTATTTGCCTCCTTCCAGCTCGGGCTCAGTGGCAAGGCAAAGGTGAACAGCGGGGTCTCCTTCAGCGCCGCTGCAGACCTTCCTCTGGGCGGAAAACCAGCCGTTGCTGCTGCATGGCAAGCCTTGGTCATGGTCATCCACACACTGTGGCGGCCTTCAGGGGCccggggagctggaggaggcaggaggcccCTTGCAATCACACACAGCGTGTGGCCGCTGCCGTGTCTGTGTTGCACAGGTGCTCACACATAGcatatcaccaaaaaaaagagaaatatatttttgggGTCTTGGCATGGGGTAAATCCCTCCAACTGTTGGTCACTGTCAGAATGGAGAAGGAGTCTCAGCTGCACGGGTCCTCCAGCACTTACATGTCTCACCACATGTCCTGTGGGACCATTCCTGCAGGGGCTGTTCCTATTGACTGTTTGCAGATGTCTCAACACCAAACAGCTCAAGTGCCCAACATCTCTCTCAGTCCAGCTGTTGTCCCACCTAAGCAGATGGAGCCGGGCAGTTCCCAGGTCACCCACGCAGTCCCTGGCTGGTCGCTTGGGGTGTGTGCACAGGCAAAGCCTGGTACCCAGCCACGCTGCAGCGATGACAAAAGAATAAATGTGATTTTCAAGCCTATAACTTCACTTACAAATGAAGTCCCATAGCTCCTGCTCCCTCCACCATGTCCATGTGGTCGTCACTCCTGCCAGCCCCCTGGTCAGGACCGCacaccctgctctgctcctccgCCTTTCTCCTTggtccagctctgcctgcagccttgcTGAGTACAGACCGTCATCCTGGGAGGATGGAGGAGCTC
The Strix uralensis isolate ZFMK-TIS-50842 chromosome Z, bStrUra1, whole genome shotgun sequence DNA segment above includes these coding regions:
- the LOC141937575 gene encoding avidin-like; protein product: MSRRLLSTFALPVGAALAAAAVGNQLLCQAAEIPKGEEAGVKEEKTTNTKWWPVKKQKCPTRNDKQCNLAGSWKNDLGSKMYVSKVDDNGNFLGEYHTAVSSAQKPIKTSPLIGSQHLDKDGQCTFGFTVNWKFSDSTAVFVGQCFAEEGEKEILQTSWLLREKVDSQSSNWKATRTGQNTFTRMC